The nucleotide window ACGTCGATTACGCCATCCCACAGCACTACGATACGTTCCCGCCGATCGAACAGGATCCCGAGGAGTTCGAACGCGAAGTCAAAGCGACGGGCAGCGACGCCGACGTCGTGATCGCCGAGGCCGACGAACCGTTCGAACTCTGAGTCTGGGCCGTCGCTCGCTCCAGTCACCGATTTTCCATGCGGTTCGCCTCGTGCCGATTGGCCGATACGACCACCAGTAACGTTTACACCACCGGGTGTGGACGTCTCGAGTGCGATGACGAAAGCAGTCACCACCGTCTCCGAAGAGGGGTTCAGTTCGACGAACGAGATCCGCGAGTTCGAGACCACCATCGATCCGAACGGGGAAGAGGCACCCGACACGCTCGAGGCCCTGCTGGCGGCCTACGGCTCCTGTTACGTGCCGGCGCTGCGAGTCGGCGGCCAACAGCGCGGGGCCGACGACCTCGGAAAGATCGAAATCGAGACCAGCGGCGAACTCAACGACGACGACAAACTCGAGTCGATCGCGTTCGAAATCAACGTCGAGGCAGAGATCGACGACGACACCGCCGACGAGGTCGTCGAACGCGCCTTCGAACTCTGTAAGGTCCACGACGCGCTGAAAGACGAACTGCACGCCGAAACGACCGTCAACGCCGACGCCTTCTAAGTCGTCGGCTGTCACTGGGGACCGGCACACTCACAGACTGGGGCACAGTGTGCCGGCACTGACGGACAGCCGCCTGTCTGATACCGCCACCAATCGCCCTCGAGACTCGACAACAGGCCGAAATCCTGGCGTGTGATCGTGCCGCCTCGAGCGGGGGATGGGGCCGGCGGCGACCGATCAGTACGCTCGAGTGACAGTAATGTGCGGTGATCACAACCCACATATCCGACGATATCTTCGATTTGGGCATGCAACGCCGACGCGGGGTGGGGGTCGTGATGGTGGCAGGGTTGCTCGTTTTATCGGGTTGTCTCGGCGGCGCTGGCGCGGATGAGGGCGCCGATACTACCGATATCGACGGACAACTCGAGGTCCACCACATCGACGTCGGGCAGGCCGATTCGACGCTGCTCGTGACGCCCACTGGGGAGACGATACTGATCGATACGGGCGACTGGCGAGCGGACGGACAGGAAGTCATCGACTACCTCGAGACGCAGGATATCGACCGGATCGACCACCTCGTAGCGACCCACGCTCACGCCGACCACATCGGCGGCCATGCGGCCGTTATCGAGCATTTCGAAGAGCACGGCGAGGGAGTCGGTGCAGTCTACGATTCGGGTGTTGTCCACACGAGCCAGACCTATGAGGGCTATCTCGATGCCATCGAGGACCACGAGGTCACGTTGATTCAGGTTTCCGAGGGATACACACTGGATCTCGAGGACGAGCGCGTCGAGGCGACTGTGTTGAATCCACCTGAAAACGAGTCCGGGGTCGGCCTCGACGCCAACAGCGTCGCCCTCGCTGTCGAGTTCAGGTCGTTCTCCTACCTGACGACGGGCGACGTCGACGAAACGGCCGAACGGCGACTGCTCGAGACACACGACGACGGCCTCGCGGCCGACGCCTATCAGGCCGGCCATCACGGCTCCTCGACGTCGTCGACACTGCCGTTTCTCGAGCGAGTCGACCCCGAGATCGCCGTCATCTCGAGCCCACTCGAATCCCAGTACGGCCACCCCCACGACGAGGTCCTCGAGTCGTTCGCCGAGCGCGGCATCGAAACGTACTGGACCGGCGTCCACGGCGACGTCGTCCTCACGACGGACGGCAACGACGTAGCCGTCACGGCAGAACGCGAGGCGACGGCCGACCCCGCGGCCTTGCTCGAGCGAAAACACGAGGCCCAGTCGCCGGACGACACGTCGAGTTCGTCGCTGTCGCCACCACGAGTAGCCGAGCGACCGCAGGCAGGTCCGGCAGCGACCACACCGTGGCCGGTGGTTGATACGGCAGTCACCCCTACTGTCGACACATGACCGATTTCGACACCGCAGTCCTCGATCGGCTCGTCGACGACGAATGGGCCGTCCTGTTGCTCGAGGTCGACGGGACAGTGGTCGACGAACGCACGCTCGCCGTCGAGCGACTGCCCGAAGACGGCCGCCACGAGGGAGCCGTGTTCGACGTCGACCTCGAGGGCGAGACACTTCGCGAGCTGACGTACCGATCGTCGGAGACGCGAGACCGGCGGCAAGCGATGCAAGAGCGGTTCGACCGACTCTCGGAGCGATTCGACGAAGAGTAAGTACGCGTTGTGGAGCCGACAGCGGAAGACCGAAGCAGGAGGGGGTGTGGGGTCGACCTAGTGGTGGTTCGGATGTGTGGGATGACACAACGACGGATGCCCTCCGATAGTTCGGTCAGGGTCCGCCGCAAATGGAGATTGTTCTGACGGGATGATAGCCGTGATGCCAACGTATGTTGGAACGCCGATTCGGTGGCGACTGTGGCTGTGTCTCCCCACACAGGACGGCTCGTCGCGTCGAGAGACGCGAAACGGGAGACGTTCGGCAATGAGCATCTTCAAGACAGTTCCCGAAACAGATGCTGACATGTTACGTTCGTTCGACGGAACGGAACCACAGGTTGCTGACTCGGCGTACGTCGACGAGGCGGCGGTCGTGATTGGCGACGTCGTCATTGAGGCGGACGCCAGCGTCTGGCCGAACACGACCCTTCGAGGCGACCACGGCCAGATCGTCGTCGGCGAAGGCGCAAACGTCCAGGACAACGCCGTCCTCCACGAAGACGCAGTCCTCGAGCCGTACTCGACGGTCGGCCACAGCGCCATCGTCCACGACGCGACTGTCGCTGAGCGCGCGCTCGTCGGGATGAACGCCGTGGTCCTCGACGGAAGCCACGTCGGCGAGGGCGCGGTTGTCGCGGCCGGCAGCGTCGTCACCGAAGACACCGAGATCCCGCCGTCGACGCTCGTCGCTGGAACACCCGCCGAAGTGAAAACTGAGATCGACGACCCGCATCTCGGGGCGACGGCCGATCGCTACGTCGAACTGTCGACGAAACACGCAGAGACGTCCGACCGACTCGAGTAACGCGAGTCACGGTCGAGCGGCACCGACACCGGGTCGTGTGTTCGGTCTGATAAAAACGCTGATACAGCCACCACACCAATCGGCTGCTATGAGCGACAACTCGTGGACGGACCGGATCGTCGGCGCGCGAATGACCGTCGATCAGTCGTTTTCGACGCGGATCGCGGACTCGGAGTTTTCGAACCAGCAGTGGAGTCTGATCATGACCGCTACGGAGTTCGAGATGGAACATGCCGACGACCCCGACCGCGCACGGATCGTCGCCAACACCGACAGCGTCGAACAGATCATCCCCGAACTCGACAACATGCCGACTGGAATGGGCGCGATGGGTGGGCAGGGAGCCGGCCAGCAAGGTGGGTCCTCGAGCGGCGGCCTCTTCGGCTCGATCAAGGGCGCGCTCGGGCTGGGCGGTGGCGACGACGGCGACGGCGACGCCGAGAAACTGCGGGCCGCCGAACGGCTCACCCAAGAGTACGCCGAGGAGTTGCAGGCTCACCTCGAGTCGGAAGGGCGCTGGGAGTCGGTCCGAAAGGCGGCAGCCGTCGACGGGTAGCTGTTGACTGTCGGGACCTGCCGTCTGCGGATACACACTCCGAAGCCACAGCACCTATAGGTGCGCTGCCCGACCGTACGGGTATGAGCGATGACGTCGAAACCACGACCGTCTCGATCAGCACCGACGATGACACGACCGACGAAGTGACGATTCCGTCCGGACTCATCGATCTCGTCGCGGAGGGCGACCAGACCGAGGCCGAGACGATCGGCGACGTCGCGCTGCTGTCGTTCGCCAGCCGCGCCCACCATCTCGTCCACCACGGACAGGGCGCAAACGAGGAGCTCGAGGCCCAGGAAGCCCGTATCATGGACCTGTTCGAGGAACGGTTCGGCGTCACCTACGGCGAAGCGACCGGTCACCAGCACTGAGACAGCGACCGCGGAACGACTCGAGCGATTTTTGCCACCACAGTAGGACACCGAGAAAAATGGCCGACGGGATTGGGACGACCACGGCACTGTAGTTCTGTGAGTCAGCCGTTGGCGTCTTCAGCTGACTATCCCGCAGTCCGGGCTATCGTAACACCGACCGAGCCCGGACTACCGGGAACGGGTGAGGATGCCGACTGCCCGGCGAATGGATCGTCAAACGGTCCCTCGTCGAACGGATCATCAGATTGGTCTTCATCGAACGGATCCTCCGTCGGTCCGTCATCCGGTGGCTCGTCGGTCGGCCCCTCATCGAACGGATCCTCCGTCGGTCCGTCTTCCGTCGGCCCGTCTTCCGTCGGCGGGTCCGGCTCATCGACCGACTCGATCGTCACCGTCGTCTCGACGAGTTCGGTCTCGCTCGAGACAGTAACCGGGTACTCGCCGGGCTCGAGTGCGGCGGTGTCCGCGGTGAGCGTCAGCGTCTCCGCCGCGCCGGGCTCGAGCGAGACCGTCGCGGCATCGACGACAGTGTCGCCGACGGCGAGTTCGATCTCCTGGGTACCCGCCTCGCCGCCGACGTTCTCGACCTCGATGGCGACCTCGAGCAGCGTTCCCTGTTCGACGGAATCGGTCGTCTCCGTGATTGAGACGGCGAACTCGGCCGGTTCGCTCGGCACGATCTCGCCGGCCGTCGCGGTCGTCGCGGGGTCGACGGCGTCCGCGTCGTAGTCGTATCTGGTCATGTCGACCGCCCAGACGAGCCGCTCGTCGTCGCTTTCAGGCGTCCACTCGACGGAGAACGTGTTCTGTCCGGGCTCGAGTTCGTCGACTGGCTCGTCCGCGGTCGCCCCCTCAACGAACTCGCTGTCGACGAGCAGGGCCGCGTCGTTCGGGTTCTCGTAGCCGAAAGTGACCTCGATGCCGTCCTCGGTCGGCGTCGTCTCCTCGACGCTGAGTTCGGGGAGTTCGGGGCGGACGTCCTCGAGACACGCCTCTGCGTCGGGGTTCGGGTAGTCAATCTCGCCCGGCGTCGCGTCGGGCGAGGCGACACCGGTGATTGCGGCACCAAAGTCGCCCTCGGGAACGGTAACGGTCGCACCGTCGTCGGTCTCGGTGACGGTGAACTCGTCGCCGGTCTCGTACGTGATCGTTCCCTCGAACGGCGCGTCGACGTCCTCGCCGATCGTGATCGCGTACTCGCCCATCGTGTTGCCGAAGCCGCCCGACTCGTAGAACCCGGTGGCGACGATGACCGTCTCTCCGTCCTCGAACGAGCCCGTCACCTCGGCTTGCGAGCAGTCGGTAAACTCGACGTCGAACGCTGTCGGCTCGTCCTCGAGCGTGTACTCGACGGTCTCGTTCTCGAGGACCTGTTGATCGTCTAGCTCCGCGAGTGACACCACGGCCACCTCGAGCGTCGAATCGGTCTCGAGTGGCGGCTTGAGGTCGAGATCGACGGCCGACGCGGTCTCGTTTCGCTCGAACGGCTCGCTCTCTACGAGTTGCTCGCCGTCCTCGTCGGTGACGGTGAGCGCGTAATCGACCGACGCAGTCGCCTCGTCGACGGTGAGCGTTTCGCCGTCGCCCGTCTGATCGGCCACCTCGAGCGTGGCGAGTTCCGCTCCCTCCTCGTCCGTCTCGTTCGTGTCATCGACTGGCTCCGCTCCCTCCTCGTCCGTCTCGTTCGTGTCATCGACTGGCTCCGCTCCCTCCTCGTCCGCGAGCGTGTACTCGAGGGATTCGGTCGCGAGTTCGTCACCGTCGGGACCGATAACGGAGACGTCGACGGTCGTGGAGTCCTCGAGCGGCGGCTCGAGGGGGAGTTCCAGATCAGTGATCGTCTCCTCGGCCTCGAACGTATCACTCTCGACGATCGTGTCGTCGGCGGTGGCCGTGACAGTGAACTCGACGTCGGCGCTCGCCTCGTCGACGACGAGCGTCTCGCCATCACCCTCCTGATCGCTCACCTCGAGGGTCGCGTCCGGCTCGTCGTCGTCCGCCGATTCCTCGGGCTCGTCAGTTCCCTCGGATTCCTCGACGCCGTCGACCGCACCACCGGTCACCAGCGCCGTATCGAGGATCGGACCGCCGCCGGGAGCGACGTACGGCTCGTCCTCCGCGCCGTCCGTCTCCGCGTACTGGAACGTCTCGTCGCCGGTCGTGTCGTGGTGGACCACTGCGACGAGCGATTGCTCGCCCTCGAGTGGGTCCTCGAGATCGATCTCGACGTCGCTGTGCGATCCGGGTTCGAGGTACGCAGACGCGCCGACCACAGCAGCCGGATCGACGGTGCCGTCGTCGTAGAGCGCCACGAAGCCGCCTTCTGAGAGGTCGACAGTGTCGATGACGACCGCGTCGTCGTCGCGCTCCTGGTCGGTGAACGAGACCGTCGCTTGGCCCTCGAGGGCGTCGATCTCCTCGACGCGTTGCTCGAGGTCGGCCTCGAGGAACTGGCTGAGGTCGGCAGTCGCCGCGTCGTCGTCGACCCCTTCCTCGACCGCGTACGCCGTGGCGTCGGCTGCGGCGTCCGACGTGAGTACCTGCAACTGCGTGATGCTGATCTGCTGGTACTGTACCACTCGGGCCGTCTCCTGACCGGCACTGCTGGCTGCGAGCTGGAGCTGTTCGACGGTCGCTTCCTGGGATTGTTCCAGCACGCCGCTTGCGCTGCCCGCGGCAAGCACCTGAACTTGCGTCACGTCGACGACCTGCCGCTGGATCACGGCACCCTGACCCGCACCGAACGCAGCGGCCTGAATCTGTTCGATTTCGACGGTCTGCGACTGGATCGCCGTCCCAACCGCGCCCTGTGCGGCACCGACAGCGGCGGACTGGATCTGTGTGATCGAAATTTCCTGGTACTGGACGAGCACCCCGCCGGCAGCCCCGTCAGCAGCGGCCTGAATCTGCTCGACCGATGCCTCCTGACTCTGGCTGATTGCTCCCTTGGCCGCGCCGAAGGATGCCTCCTGAATCTGCGTGATCGAGATCCGTTGGACCTGTTCGATACTGATCGACTGGACCTGTATCAACGCCCCTTTGCTCGCTCCGCGTGCGGCGGCCTGTGTCTGCTCGACCGAGACTTCCTGATGCTGGACCAGCGCTCCCTTCGCAGCCCCGGTCGCGGCCTTCTGGATCTGTTTGACCGTCGCCCGCTGGTACTGTCCGACCTCGATACGCTGTTCTTGCTCGAGGACGGTCTCGCTGCTCCCCTCGAGCGCGCCCGCGGATGCACCCGCGGCCGCGTTTTGGACATGATCCAGAGTGATCTGCTGGCGCTGTTCAGCCGTAATCTTCTGGTACTGCTCGAGCACGCCGTAGGATGCGCCCTGTGCGGCTTCCTGGATCTTCGGCGCGTGGGTGATGTCTTTATCCCCGGCCTCGCTCGCCGCTCCGGCGGCCCCGCCGCGGGCTGCGACCTGAATCTGCTCGACGGTCACGCGCTGTTCCTGAGCAATCGCGCCGTGTGCGGCCCCCCACGTCGCACTCTGCATCTGGCTCGCCGAGACCGTCTGGGATTGAGCGAGCGCGCCGTCGGTCGCCCCGCTGACGGCGTACTGAACCTGTTCGGCTTCGACCTGCTGGGCTTGCATCAGCGAGCCGTGGACAGCCCCCGTCGTCGCCTCCTGAACCTGCCCGACGTCGGCTTGCTGATGCTGGATGACCGACTCACGTGCGCCCTCGAGCGCCGCCGCTCGTTGCTCTTGCGTTACTTCGACACCCTGCGATTGGGCCAGTTCGATGCCCTCATCGACGCCGGCCTCGACAGCGTCTTCTTGTTGGATCGACAGCGACCCCTGGGTGCCGCTGGTGGCGTCTGTCTCCACCGTTGACTCCATCGACACCAGTTCGAGGTCGCTGGCAACGCTGTCGGAACTGGAGCCGAGTTCGGTCTGTGAGCCGTCCGCCGACTCTGGCGATTCGCCGGCCGTGTCGTGCGTACGCTCGTCATTGCCATCATCGGTCGGAACGAACCCACCACCGAGCATGGGCAGTGCCATCGCACTCGTCATCAACAGCGCAACGACGAGCACCACGGCGATCGCACCCCGACTGCTCATGACTCGAGTCCCCCACGGGCGGTCGTGGTCGGCTCCCAGCCGATCGCTACCCCACCGAGGGCCGACTGCTGTCTCCGGGACGCCCCCTGATAGTGTCGACTGTTAATAGTTCGCATGAATAACATCGGTTTCCCACCACCGGTCTGACCGAGTCAATAAGCCCCGCTGGTCGTTTCAGTTAGGCGAGAGACACAATACGAGGTTATCGTCACCGGACGCGACAGTTCGAGCGAGTCGATCGCCGACCGGTGTCGAGACCATCGCCGCCGAGCCCCCGTTGGGTCGGCTAACTCGAGTGGCCAGTAGGATGAGAGGTAGCGGCCTGTTTCGGGCCGTACACAAGCGCCCCGAGTTACGTCGAACCTTTCGACGGTCGACGACGAGTGGCTGTCGCGCGTCTCGGAAACCGAAGTGTTGAACTAGGTTTACGAGAGTGACGGTGGTATGGCAACGGAACACAACTCGGTCGCGCTCGTCGACGGCGACGTCGTTCGTCAGTTCGCTCGAGCGGCACTGCTCGCAGCGCTGCTCGGTGCGGCAGCGCCCGTCTCGATCCCGATCCCGCTATCGGCGGCACCACCGATCACCTTACAGGTGCTGTTCGTCTTCCTCGCCGGTCTCGTCCTGGGGCCGGTCTGGGGACCCATCTCGCTGCTCCTCTATCTCGCTGCGGGAGCCATCGGGCTGCCCGTCTTCTCGGGGATGAGTGCGGGACTCGGCGTACTGGTCGGCAACACGGCCGGCTACCTCTGGTCGTACCCGCTCGCCGCCGGCCTGATCGGACTCGTGATCCATCGGGACACCGAGCTTCGAGATCCTGCTGCCGTTTCGCTTCCGGTCGTCATCGTCGCGCTCGTCGCCGGGACGATCCTCATCTACGGCATGGGCACCGGCTACATGGCCTGGCTCCTCGAGATCGGGGCGTGGGAGGCGATCACTCTCGGCGCGCTGCCGTTTATCCCCGGCGAACTGCTCAAGATCGCCGCGGCGATCGCGATCGTCAAAAGCGGCCGCATCGGGCCGGTTCGATCGTGAACGGGCGACACCAGCCGCCAACCTCAAATGATTGAGTTTCGGTCCGTCACCTACGCGTTCGACGACGTTCCCGTTCTCGAGGACGTCTCACTGTCGATCGATGACGGCGAGTTCGTCCTCTTCGCGGGGGCCAACGGCAGCGGGAAGACGACGCTGTTGCGCCACTGCAACG belongs to Natronorubrum aibiense and includes:
- a CDS encoding OsmC family protein, whose protein sequence is MTKAVTTVSEEGFSSTNEIREFETTIDPNGEEAPDTLEALLAAYGSCYVPALRVGGQQRGADDLGKIEIETSGELNDDDKLESIAFEINVEAEIDDDTADEVVERAFELCKVHDALKDELHAETTVNADAF
- a CDS encoding ComEC/Rec2 family competence protein, whose amino-acid sequence is MQRRRGVGVVMVAGLLVLSGCLGGAGADEGADTTDIDGQLEVHHIDVGQADSTLLVTPTGETILIDTGDWRADGQEVIDYLETQDIDRIDHLVATHAHADHIGGHAAVIEHFEEHGEGVGAVYDSGVVHTSQTYEGYLDAIEDHEVTLIQVSEGYTLDLEDERVEATVLNPPENESGVGLDANSVALAVEFRSFSYLTTGDVDETAERRLLETHDDGLAADAYQAGHHGSSTSSTLPFLERVDPEIAVISSPLESQYGHPHDEVLESFAERGIETYWTGVHGDVVLTTDGNDVAVTAEREATADPAALLERKHEAQSPDDTSSSSLSPPRVAERPQAGPAATTPWPVVDTAVTPTVDT
- a CDS encoding DUF3006 domain-containing protein, encoding MTDFDTAVLDRLVDDEWAVLLLEVDGTVVDERTLAVERLPEDGRHEGAVFDVDLEGETLRELTYRSSETRDRRQAMQERFDRLSERFDEE
- a CDS encoding gamma carbonic anhydrase family protein, which encodes MSIFKTVPETDADMLRSFDGTEPQVADSAYVDEAAVVIGDVVIEADASVWPNTTLRGDHGQIVVGEGANVQDNAVLHEDAVLEPYSTVGHSAIVHDATVAERALVGMNAVVLDGSHVGEGAVVAAGSVVTEDTEIPPSTLVAGTPAEVKTEIDDPHLGATADRYVELSTKHAETSDRLE
- a CDS encoding DUF5799 family protein; amino-acid sequence: MSDNSWTDRIVGARMTVDQSFSTRIADSEFSNQQWSLIMTATEFEMEHADDPDRARIVANTDSVEQIIPELDNMPTGMGAMGGQGAGQQGGSSSGGLFGSIKGALGLGGGDDGDGDAEKLRAAERLTQEYAEELQAHLESEGRWESVRKAAAVDG
- a CDS encoding DUF7545 family protein, whose product is MSDDVETTTVSISTDDDTTDEVTIPSGLIDLVAEGDQTEAETIGDVALLSFASRAHHLVHHGQGANEELEAQEARIMDLFEERFGVTYGEATGHQH
- a CDS encoding DUF7282 domain-containing protein; protein product: MSSRGAIAVVLVVALLMTSAMALPMLGGGFVPTDDGNDERTHDTAGESPESADGSQTELGSSSDSVASDLELVSMESTVETDATSGTQGSLSIQQEDAVEAGVDEGIELAQSQGVEVTQEQRAAALEGARESVIQHQQADVGQVQEATTGAVHGSLMQAQQVEAEQVQYAVSGATDGALAQSQTVSASQMQSATWGAAHGAIAQEQRVTVEQIQVAARGGAAGAASEAGDKDITHAPKIQEAAQGASYGVLEQYQKITAEQRQQITLDHVQNAAAGASAGALEGSSETVLEQEQRIEVGQYQRATVKQIQKAATGAAKGALVQHQEVSVEQTQAAARGASKGALIQVQSISIEQVQRISITQIQEASFGAAKGAISQSQEASVEQIQAAADGAAGGVLVQYQEISITQIQSAAVGAAQGAVGTAIQSQTVEIEQIQAAAFGAGQGAVIQRQVVDVTQVQVLAAGSASGVLEQSQEATVEQLQLAASSAGQETARVVQYQQISITQLQVLTSDAAADATAYAVEEGVDDDAATADLSQFLEADLEQRVEEIDALEGQATVSFTDQERDDDAVVIDTVDLSEGGFVALYDDGTVDPAAVVGASAYLEPGSHSDVEIDLEDPLEGEQSLVAVVHHDTTGDETFQYAETDGAEDEPYVAPGGGPILDTALVTGGAVDGVEESEGTDEPEESADDDEPDATLEVSDQEGDGETLVVDEASADVEFTVTATADDTIVESDTFEAEETITDLELPLEPPLEDSTTVDVSVIGPDGDELATESLEYTLADEEGAEPVDDTNETDEEGAEPVDDTNETDEEGAELATLEVADQTGDGETLTVDEATASVDYALTVTDEDGEQLVESEPFERNETASAVDLDLKPPLETDSTLEVAVVSLAELDDQQVLENETVEYTLEDEPTAFDVEFTDCSQAEVTGSFEDGETVIVATGFYESGGFGNTMGEYAITIGEDVDAPFEGTITYETGDEFTVTETDDGATVTVPEGDFGAAITGVASPDATPGEIDYPNPDAEACLEDVRPELPELSVEETTPTEDGIEVTFGYENPNDAALLVDSEFVEGATADEPVDELEPGQNTFSVEWTPESDDERLVWAVDMTRYDYDADAVDPATTATAGEIVPSEPAEFAVSITETTDSVEQGTLLEVAIEVENVGGEAGTQEIELAVGDTVVDAATVSLEPGAAETLTLTADTAALEPGEYPVTVSSETELVETTVTIESVDEPDPPTEDGPTEDGPTEDPFDEGPTDEPPDDGPTEDPFDEDQSDDPFDEGPFDDPFAGQSASSPVPGSPGSVGVTIARTAG
- a CDS encoding biotin transporter BioY; the encoded protein is MATEHNSVALVDGDVVRQFARAALLAALLGAAAPVSIPIPLSAAPPITLQVLFVFLAGLVLGPVWGPISLLLYLAAGAIGLPVFSGMSAGLGVLVGNTAGYLWSYPLAAGLIGLVIHRDTELRDPAAVSLPVVIVALVAGTILIYGMGTGYMAWLLEIGAWEAITLGALPFIPGELLKIAAAIAIVKSGRIGPVRS